The following nucleotide sequence is from Branchiostoma lanceolatum isolate klBraLanc5 chromosome 18, klBraLanc5.hap2, whole genome shotgun sequence.
TTCAGTTAACGTTTTCAGTATGATTTTCAATCACTCTTTTGCTTGTTTCAGTGACAAATGTTCCTGAACCCACAACATACTTCGAGAGTGAAGACTTCAAGAGGTTGTCACAACAACTAGAGCACAGTAACATTTGTATAGTTCATGGGCAGTTGGGTATTGGGAAAAGTCAGGCTGTTATGAACCTTGTGAAACAATTTCAAGCCAAAACCAAATCCTATGTCACTTGGTTCATTGGGAACACAAATAACTTTTCGGACACTATCACAAACGAAGACACAGGTCTTTCTCAAAAGACTGTGTTAGAAAAGTTGTTAGAGTTTGTAGAAGAGTTAAAAGAGTCCGGAAGACCAGTAAACATAAAGCAAGGAGAAAAAGACATCGCAAAGATCTGCGAGGCAGTCAAAGCATCCAAAAACAAGTGTTTGTTGGTCTTTGACGATGTTCAGGACATCAGTGTGATCCCTCGTCAGCTATTGACCCCATGGCCAGAACTAACGATCCTAATTACAACAATGGATGAAACACTGGGTCTGCATTCAGATTACCCTGAAATTCCCCGTCTTAaaatgaagggtttctcacaaACGGATGTAGTGTCATTCTTGACATCAGGAAGTGAAGACAATGTTTTGAAGCAAACAGACCAAACCGTTTTGAGAGAGCTTGCACATCAGTTTGCTTTCCTCCCACTTGGTTTATCTCTGGCAAAAAGTCACATTCTTGGCTCAGGTACCTCAGTTCAGGAGTACTTACGCCACCTGCATCAACAGAAGCAAGCAATGGGTAGAGGAAACAAAAACCTCAGCGAGCCAGAGAGAAACATATTTGCCGCAGTCCAACTTCTGTTGACGCACAGAATGGACGAAGCATCCCGCCAGGTTCTCCAACTCATGGCCTTTCTTATGCCAAACAACATACCAACTGGCATCATATCAGAGGCTTACTGGCATCTAAGTCGTAGAGAGCTGAACATAGATGAATTCATAAAAGCTGTCAGAAAGCTTTCTCTCGGGCAGGTGACAGTAGAGAAGAAGACGGCGATGAGGGTTCTGACTATCCACCAGTTGACACAGAGGGCAGTTTTGGACATGTTGTCAGATAAGGAACAAGATGAGATGATTTGCGCCCTTGTTAAAGCTTTCCTGGTTCTTTTCACAAAAGACACTCGGGAGATTCGAGTGGGTCTCTTTGTTTCTCAACTCTATCCGCACCTCCTTTCTCTACTTGGCCATCCCACACTGTCCTTGGAGAATCTTTTGTCCGTTGAAAATTCAGAGCATCTGCTCACAGCTCTCATACGGCTGAATGAGGTCCTCTGCTATCTCTATTGTCAGCAGCGCCACGCAGACCGTGCAATGGATGCTGCCGACAAAGCCAAACGACTCTGCAACCACATTTGTAAGGATCTTCCCTCAGAACATATCTCAGAAGTGTATGGCAAGCTTAAGAGGGAGGGTCTGGACCGATTTCAAAATGACGTGTACGGTAAGAccgttacacaccagcttctaaCATTGACGTTTTGAAGTTGAAAGTGCCACAGGACGTCACAGACAGACTTGCTTTGATGGCAGAGAGTTTTCAACCACTCAGTAAAGAACTGTACTGTCATCTCATCACATATGGAGCAGCTTTAAACGAGGATCAAATCAAAGCTTTGTACCTGATTGAGCTTGTTGCCAGCGTATTTTACACGTCAGGACGAATTCTGTTTTACCTACATGGTGATAGAAGGAAGGAGTACTTTGAAACAGCCTGGAAAGAATTGCATTTCTCACATAACCTTAGCAAGAAGTCTGCAAGTGACACACAAGTGCACCTCCTCAACGAAATGCTGTCCAAAAGAGCTGGTATACTGTACCTTCTAAAGGAAAGTTCGCCAGATAATCCTCAAAAGCAAAAGGATGACCTCCTTCAAGTCATCGAAGGATACAAGGGACTCCTCAGTGACCACAACAGCTACTTTGAGTATGGCATCCTAAAGAAAGTCCAGAAAGACGACTTCCACGCAATGTTCTGCTATCGGTCAATTGTTGACAGCTTCAAGAGACTTGCAAAGCTTGCATCCTCTCCAGATGAGAGGAGGAGATTCTTTCTGGACCACAACAATAATGCAAAGATGATGATAGGATATGCAGAGAAGCAAGGCACCAGGGATCAAGAAGGGAGGATCATTGACGGACTCGAACTCTTGCCTGAAGTCTACAACATGAGAGCACAGTTCATCATTGACATGTATGAGGCAGGCTTCAAAGATGACCTGCCGGAAGATGATCGCTTGCCAAGTGCGGCGCAGTGGGCAAACAAGGCACTAGGAATTATATCATGCAAGCCTTTACGGCGGGCAAAAGCATATCTACTCCTTGCGTCTGCCTCCATGATGGCGTTTGACCAGAAGGAAGGTTTATGTTCTGACCATGAAGAGGGTGCGAAAGAAACAGCTACAGATGAAAAGCAACCACTGATGCAAGAGGGTCCACCTGACAAGAATGACATGCTCGCCCAAGCAGAGGAGTATCTAAACCAAAGCAGAAAAATCTATAAGGAGTTTCCAAACGCAGTAGCTGACATTGACGAAGCCAACACGCTTATGGAAAAGCTTATGAAGTGTAAAGACGAAGCAACTGAAATGCAAGCACCACAAAGTCCACGTGGCACGTCAAACAAACCCAATCAAGAGGAACTGGCGGCTAGAGGAGACGATTGGTCACTTAATGGAGTGGGCGAGGATCGAGATGTAGAGGGCATAGAGATGAAAATCCTACCATGAAATAGATACCAATATTGAACATGGATATAGAGATGAAAATCCTACATGAAACAAAGAAGACTCAGTTTCTTTTGACCGTGTGTCATCGGCAGTGTCGGAAAACATGGATTAACAACATCACTTCCCAAACAAAAGCTAGATAAGgccaagtaaatcttatggacgacatcc
It contains:
- the LOC136423949 gene encoding uncharacterized protein, which produces MAVKMRNRQVLIWAFLSIVVLVNDVMPLAGNALETIRERVAEGESVVLDCDLEYDPNKQLYWVQDLGGTGLIVILQRFANSSPEHVELHHPYRNRTDITLEGPEGTSLRIGSVRKSDNATDGRYYECQQPQGDKRKSRYELHVTYRPDPPTDIGIRGVRLYSFNISCTASDGGGLSQKLCLKHHGKNLSIICKEDIDQGEEVQFSVGGLNYSTPYQLCVYAENQLGSSGCGKSSVVMVTTEAIGQFYAELRFLNVPFTSPDPNDQRNRELVYRLNKTLIGLLQPSHPDLTVEVTKIRQGSVIVTVRFKGVQKEMENIKGTLKQAVTGGDLAHLGVDPHYFHTFAHRKAETSTPVLIPILVAVVIIVLLTAGGLVLYWKLKKRATEVTNVPEPTTYFESEDFKRLSQQLEHSNICIVHGQLGIGKSQAVMNLVKQFQAKTKSYVTWFIGNTNNFSDTITNEDTGLSQKTVLEKLLEFVEELKESGRPVNIKQGEKDIAKICEAVKASKNKCLLVFDDVQDISVIPRQLLTPWPELTILITTMDETLGLHSDYPEIPRLKMKGFSQTDVVSFLTSGSEDNVLKQTDQTVLRELAHQFAFLPLGLSLAKSHILGSGTSVQEYLRHLHQQKQAMGRGNKNLSEPERNIFAAVQLLLTHRMDEASRQVLQLMAFLMPNNIPTGIISEAYWHLSRRELNIDEFIKAVRKLSLGQVTVEKKTAMRVLTIHQLTQRAVLDMLSDKEQDEMICALVKAFLVLFTKDTREIRVGLFVSQLYPHLLSLLGHPTLSLENLLSVENSEHLLTALIRLNEVLCYLYCQQRHADRAMDAADKAKRLCNHICKDLPSEHISEVYGKLKREGLDRFQNDVYGKTVTHQLLTLTF